The following nucleotide sequence is from Candidatus Zixiibacteriota bacterium.
CGATCTGGAAATGCTGCGCGAGGTCGGCTACTGCAGCGGGATCGAGAACTATTCGCGGCACCTGTCCGGCCGTCGCCACGGGGAACGGCCCTATACCCTGATCGATTTTTTTCCGCACGACGACTTTCTGACGATCATCGACGAATCGCATCAGTCGCTGCCGCAGATTCGCGGCATGTACGAGGGCGACCGCACCCGCAAGCAGACATTGGTCGACTTCGGATTCCGACTGCCCTCAGCCCTTGACAACCGGCCCCTGCTCTTCGATGAGTTCTGGTCGCTGTTGGACAAGACGATCTATGTCTCCGCCACACCCGCTGATCTCGAACTGGAACAATCCGGCGGCGTTGTGGTCGAGCAGATCATCCGTCCGACGGGGCTCGTCGATCCCGCGATCTCGGTGCGCCCGCTCGCCCGCCAGGTCGATGATCTGATCGAGGAGATTCGTAAGCGCGTTGCCGTCGGCGAGCGAACACTGGTCACGACGCTCACCAAACGCATGTCCGAAGACCTCGCCGACTACCTCGCGCAATTGAACATCCCCGTGCGCTATCTCCATTCGGAAATCGACGCCATCGAACGCACCGACATCCTGCGCGATTTGCGCCTGGGCGAATTCGACGTGCTGGTCGGCATCAACCTCTTGCGCGAGGGGCTCGACCTGCCGGAAGTGTCGTTGGTCGCCATTCTCGATGCCGACAAAGAGGGGTTCCTGCGCTCCGAGCGTTCGCTCATTCAGGTGGCGGGACGGGCCGCACGGCACAAAGAGGGCACGGTGATCATGTACGCCGACAAGGTGACCAACTCGATGCGCAAGGCCATCGATGAGACCCAGCGGCGTCGTCGGATACAGATCGCCTATAATCAGGAGCACGGCATCGAGCCGAAGACCATCATCAAAAGTCCCGATGAGATACGCCGCGCCACCGTCTTTGCCGATGCCAAGGGACAGGGCGCGGCCCCTGAAAAACCGGCCCGCCCGACGGGATTCGACCGCATGTCGATCGAAGACCAAATCATGTTTCTGAACCGCGCCATGCGCGACGCCGCCAAAAAACTCGACTTCGAACAAGCGGCGCAGTTGCGCGATGACATCGCAGAATTGAAGAAGCAGCGGCACACCAGCCGTTGAAATCCCGCCAATCTGACAAAACCTCTCCCATTTCCCTTGCATCGGGGACCGGGCATCGTATAAATAGTGCCCGGCTTAGGGAATATCACGGCGGAGGAGTGGTGCCGATCACAGTATCATCTCGATGGACCGGAATAAAATGAACTGCGCGGCTCTTTTTTTGGACAAAAACTTAGGCGCGCCTAACTTTCAGAGTCCTGCCTTCGTCCGGCAGAAGAACAAGCCATCAGCTTGAATAGAGGCAGCATCATGTTGACGAGGACGGTGTTGCAATGACAGAGTTAGCCGCACCTAACTTTTCCCTTGATGGCCGCATAAGACCCCGGCCCGCAGTCGCTGCCTTGGCGTCTCTTCAAGTCGGTCAGTCCGCCGCCATCGCCGCGCTGGTCGCGCCGCCCGAACTGACGCTGCAGATGATGGAAATGGGATTGGTCAAGGGGCGCTCGATCACACTCCTGCGCAAAGCGCCATTCGGGGGACCGGTTGCCATTGAACTGGACGGCTCGATTCTTTCTCTGCGCCGGGATGAAGCTGAGTTGGTGCTCGTTTCAGGCGACGGCAGTACCGCGAGCGACTCCGATCAGGACGGAACACAGACACGATGACGAACGCAACAACCGTCGCCGCGCCCAAACGCGTAAAAACCACCAGCGTGGCGCTCATCGGCAATCCGAATTCCGGCAAAACCACGCTGTTCAATGCTCTCACCGGACTGAGGCAGAAAGTTGCCAATTATCCCGGCGTCACAATCGAAGAACGGCACGGACGCGCCCGCATTGACGGTCTTCAACTCGACTTGATCGACCTGCCGGGATGCTACTCGCTGTTCCCACGTTCTCCCGATGAGAGCATCGTCTGCGATTTGTTGTTCGGCAAAGTCGGCGGTCGTTGTCCCGACGCGGTGATCTGTCTGGTGGATGCCACTAATGTCGGACGCCATCTGTATCTCACCGGCCAGGTCATCGACCTGGGCATCCCGGTGGTCGTGGCACTGACCATGTCCGATGAGGCGCAACGACATGGGATTCAAATCGATCGCCAACGTCTATCCGAACATCTCGGTGTGCCGGTTGTCCCGGTAATGGCTCCGGACGGGGTGGGATTAGTGGAGTTGGCCCATGCTGTAGCACATGCGGTCAGCGCAACGGCGCCGTTAGAGCGCGGATACAGACTCCCGCCTCCGTTGGAGGCCAGACTCAGGCAGTATGCACCCGAGGCGTTCGTCTCGGAGGGCCACTTGCTCTATTGCCTCGCCGGACAGCACATGCCCACGTGCAGCGAAAAAGTCGAAGCCGCCGCGTCGCGCATTCGTGAAGAACTTCACATCACCGAAGACACCGTGCGTCGGTACACAGCCGAGGCGCGTTACGATTGGCAGGGCGCCATCGCCCGCGACGTGGTCCGTCGTTCGGGGTCGGCCAGGCGCGACCGGACCAATCGCCTCGATGATGTTCTGCTGCACAAAGTCTTTGGACCCGTCGTCCTCTGTCTGGTGCTGGCCGTCGTGTTTCAGTCGGTGTTTGCATGGGCCGGCCCGGTCATGGACGGTGTCTCCTTCCTTATGGAAGACCTGCTGCCGTCTATCGTCTCCGGCCTCGTGGCTCCGGGACCGTTTCTGAGTCTCATCAATGACGGCATCTTCGCCGGAGTCGGCGCGGTTGTCGTGTTCCTGCCGCAAATACTGTTTTTGTTCTTCTTCCTGACGCTGCTGGAAGACTCCGGATACATGGCACGGGCGGCGTTCATCCTCGACCGCGTCATGTCGCGTGTCGGCCTCTCGGGACGCAGTTTCATTCCGCTGCTATCGTGTTACGCCTGCGCGATTCCCGGCATCATGGCGACGCGCACGATCCCCAATGCGCGCGAACGTCTCGCGACAATCCTCGTGGCTCCACTGATGACCTGTTCGGCGCGGCTGATCGTCTATACCCTGCTCGTCGCCGCCTTCGTTCCGGCGCAATCGATCTGGGGTCCCATCGGACTGCAGGGGGTCGTGCTGCTGGGATTGTATCTGTTGGGCGTCGTCGGCGCGGCCGCGTCGGCGTGGGCCTTTCGCAAGACGATGCTGCGCGGCCCCAAGCCGCCGTTCTTGCTCGAATTGCCGCCGTATCGCCGTCCACGACTGAAAACGCTCGCCCTGACGCTGATGGATCGTGGTCGCGTCTTTCTGGTCAACGCGGGCACCATCATCTTTGCGGTCTCGATTGTCCTTTGGGCCTTGCTGAGCTTCCCGAAGTCCGGCGAGATTGAAGCTCGCTCTGCCGCACAGCAGCAGGCGATCCTCCAATCGACTCCGCCCGGAGACCAACGCGATGCTGCGCTCCTCCAACTCGAAAACGAGCGGGCCGCGCAGCAGATTCGCCATTCGATAGCCGGACGAATCGGTCTGGCCATGGAGCCGGCGCTGCGACCGTTGGGATTCGATTGGAAAATCGGGATCGGTATCCTGGGATCGTTCGCGGCGCGTGAGGTCTTCGTCTCGACGCTCGGGGTCGTCTATGGGGTCGGCTCAGAGGTCGAAGGAGAGAGTCTGATCGCCCGTGCGCGCGCCGATCGCAACCCTCAGACAGGCGCTCCGGTTTGGTCGACATTGGTGGCCATCACACTCCTCGTCTTCTACGCCTTTGCCTTGCAGTGTATATCCACCATGGCCGTCATGCGCCGCGAGACCAACAGTTGGCGATGGCCGCTTTTTGCCTTCGCCTACATGACCGTTCTGGCGTACGCGGCGGCATTTGTCACGCGACAAATCGGTCTGTTGATTGCGTAACCGCATGACTCCGATCTCACTACCGCTCGCATGGCAATTCGTCCTCGTGGCGGCTGTCTTCGCAGGCGCCATCGCGCTGGTCTGGCGCATCAGGCGACGGGGACGAGCGCGACAACACTCCGGATGTCATTGTCCCCGCCAGTGACTTTTGCCCCAACCGCCTCGAATACGATCGCCTGCGGCTCGCGATCTGTCGCCGGATTGTGTATAATGGACCACTCAGGAGGTGTCCGAACATGATCGATCGCCCGCTCATTACCGTCATTTTGTGCTGTCTGCTGGCGCTCGCTGTTGTCAGTGCGCGGGCTGAAAACAGCGTGATCGTCGAATCCAAGTGCGTCGAACCCGGATCCGGCCCCGTGACGGTTGGTATTCACATTGCCAACGATCTTCCCATCACCGGTCTTGTTCTGCCGTTCGAACTGCGCTCGCTGGAATCGGGGGCCTTCATCGCGAAGAGTCTCGACGTCAAGGTGCAGGGACGCCTGACACCCTGGGTCAAAGGCAGCTCGTTTGCCATCCAACGAACGATGGGGACGCCGTCATCGGCGATGGACGCCAAAGATTGTCTGGCGTCAGACGGCCTCCACACATGGTTTACGCTCGATTCTGCCGCCGACTTCCGAAGTCCCGACGCCATCCTCTATGCCTGCGTCGGATTGCAGCCGGAAACGATCGCACCCGGCGACGATGGCAAAGCGGGATCCGGCACCCCATCAATGGTGCTGTCCTTCCATGTCGGGGCCACGCGCGGGAAGTTTGTCATCGATTCGGTCTGCGTCCCCCCGGGAAACCACCTCGTTTTCGTGCCGGAGAGCGGTGCGCGCGGGGACGCTGTTGTACCGCGGTTCGAACCCGGACTCATCACGGTCGGTTGCCCCGGCAGACCCTGATGTCCGCCGCACGCCACTCGGCAATACAGAGAGTAGCATGAGCAGGAGCGTTTGTTGGTTTCTGAGCGACGGCTCCGACTGAGATTACCGGTTGGCGTCCCTGGCCGGCCGATCGCTGGCGTGGCGCACACCGTAACGTGAGTGTTGAAAAGACGCCCATGCGATACTGGCCGCTTCTCGTGAACATTCTCAATCTATCGTCATTCCGAGCGAAGCGAGGAATCTCCAACGAGTTGTCGTCATCCTCGCGCGTATAGAAATGCCTCGCCCGAAGGGCTCGGCATGACATTGAAGTGGCTCTTGCAACACTCCCGCAATGTGAGGACATCTCGATCGCGATTCCCGACGCACCCCAACAAACAAAAAACCCCGTTCCGCTTTGGGCGGAACGGGGTTGACTGTCGACGGGATCTTGACTGCTACTTCAGAAGCGTCATCTTCTTGGTATCGGTGAAGTTCCCGGCCTGCATCCGATAGAAATAGACACCGGACGATACCGTTGTACCGTGATCGTTTGTGCCGTCCCAGGTCGCCTGATGCGAACCGGGCGTGTACTGCTCGTCAACGAGCGTCCGAACCGCCTGTCCGAGCACGTTGTAGACCACCAGCTTCACATTGGTCAGATCACCCGCGTCGCTCCGTGGCACATTGAAACGGATGACCGTGCCGGCGTTGAACGGATTCGGGTAGTTCTGGACCAGCGAGTAGCTGGACGGCACCAACGGCCCGGCGCCGGCCATCCTCACGGTGTAGTTGAATTCCGGCTCTTCCCAGACGATCTCCGGCTGGCCGCTGGAGAAGTCGTGGGAAACCAGGATCAGCCGGTGGCTGGGGCTCTCCATCTCGGTCGAACGGATCACGAACTCCGACATGGTCGGGTCGGTCACCTCAAACCGCAGATTCGCGATGGCACCCTTGCCATTGGCCAGATCCTTTGTGTTCGGGTCGGTCGCCATGGCGATCAGGCCCATGATGACGTTTTTGTTGTCGTCGTCGATGTTGGTGATCTTCATGTCGAAGTAGTCCACGCGCGATGCATAGGTCACTTCGACCAAACTGATCCCCTGACCCGGCTGGCCATAGTTCAACGGCAGATCGATCGCCGCGATCGATGGCTTGTTGTCGAGTATGATCGGCACCGTCACGGTGCGGACCAACTCCGACGTCGCGGCGACTTGCACATCGCCGATCGACATCCGGCTGCCCAGGTCCACCGGCCCATTCGCGGCCGATGCGAGTACGGCCGGCAAGAGAAGCACTGCCGCCGCAAGAATGATTGTTCCTTTGCGCATCAAACACCCCCGTGTTCGATTTCTTCGTTTAACTTCCATGTTTGTTCTTGAAGTCAGTCCTTGCTGCGGTCAGGGGTTCATGTCCGTGGGATGCTTCTCCGTGCTACCTGACCCCGAAGTGTCATGCCGTGAGGGCCGACCTCTCTGTCTTCAAGATGACACCCGAAACGACGGTTGTCAACCGCGAAGACCCTCCGGGGCCTCCGAATAATCGATCTCCGCTTCTGTCGATAGCTCCTCCTTCCGTGGATTGGTCGGTTCGGCCAGGTCTCATACCTGACCGTCTGCCTGCCAGTGTCAACTCCAACCAAGCTTGCGACGGGCATCCTCACTCATGCGGTCCGGCGTCCAGGGCGGATCCCAGACGACATTGACCATGACATCGCCGACCCCGTCCATCTCGCGGAGTCTGGCAGCCGCATCCTGCGACATGGACTCGTGCATCGGGCATCCCTGAGCGGTCAGTGTCATGTCGACAGCCACATTCCGGCCGTCCTCAATTCGAATATCATAGACCAGCCCCAGATCGACAATCGACACCATCGGTATTTCGGGATCGAAGCAATTGCGCAACCGCTCTAACACGGCCTCTTTTGTGATCGCGCCGGCCATGGCCTATGCTACACGTGAGGGTGCTTACCGTTCCGCGCCATGCGGTGTTCGTTCATCTACGGGCGCGGCAGGGGTACGCAGAAGTGGGTGTTCCGTCAGTTTCCCTACCCGTCATCTGAAACATAGCAACTCGCCGGAGCTTCGCAACAACGATTTTCGACACATTGGGCTTGACCGCCGTCGGGTCTCCGGATAGGTTGGCAGACGCCGGACTCGCACAAGTGTTTGTGCGACACGAAACAACAGCAGTTTCCCTGAAGCACGAGGCGATAGACCCGACCATGGCAGCGGCCGGTTCCCACCCACATCAAAGCTCTGAAAAGCCGCGCGGCACCGCCCCAATACCCTACATCGCGTCCGATCAGTCCATCGCCGAGGTGACGCTCAAGACCATCGTTCTGGGCAGTTTGATCTCGATCGTCTTCGGCGTCGCGAATGCCTATCTCGGGCTTAAAGTCGGGATGACGGTCTCGGCGTCGATCCCGGCTGCCGTCATTTCGATGGCGGTTCTGCGGACGCTCTTCAGGAAAGTCACCGTTCTCGAAAACAACATTGTCCAGACGATCGGCTCTGCCGGGGAATCTTTGGCGGCAGGAATCATTTTCACGATTCCCGCCTTCCTGATCTGGGAGGCGACTCTTCCCGGGTTTGAGTATCGCATCACGCAGTGGCAAATCATCGGACTATCCTTGTTGGGCGGCACATTGGGAATCCTGCTGATGATTCCGCTGCGCCGTTATCTGGTCCACAAGGAACACGGGACGCTGGCTTTTCCCGAGGGGACGGCGTGCGCCGAAATCATCATCGCAGGCGACGAGGGCGGGGGAAAAGCCAAACTGGTGTTCACCGGAATCGGGTTGGGTGCGCTCTACAAACTCTTAATGGGCGTCTTCCGCATGTGGCCGGAAAGCCCGGTCTACGGATTCAAAGAGCGACTGCCCGGCGGTGCCGTCGGGATCGATGCAACCCCGGCGTTGCTGGGCGTCGGGTACATCATCGGGCCGAAGATCGCCTCGCTGATGATGGGCGGAGCGGTCATGGGGTATCTGGGCATTGCGCCGCTGATCAAGTACATCGGTTCCGCCCTCCCGGCGGGGCTGATCCCGCCGGCCGATATTCCCATCGGAGAGATGGACCATGACGCGCTCCGAGGATACTTCGTCAAATATCTGGGAGTCGGCGCAGTGGCGCTCGGCGGCTTCGTGTCACTGGCCAAGTCCCTGCCGGTCATTATTCACTCGTTCAGTCAGGGATTCGGGCAGTTGCTCAAACGGGGCGGCGAGACGGCCGGTGCGGTTCCGCGCACCGATCGCGATCTGTCGATGTCCGTTGTCCTGATCGGATCGCTGGCGATCGCCGTCGCCATCTGGGCGTTCCCCAGCACCGAGCTGCACTTCATGGGTGCGCTTCTGGCCATCCTGTTCGGGTTTTTCTTCGTCGTCGTGGCGGCAAGGATCGTCGGCTTGGTCGGCTCCTCTTCGTCCCCGGTATCGGGAATGACCATCGCCACGCTGCTGGTCACCTGCCTGGTCCTGCTGAAGTTTGGGGTGTCCGGTGTCTCCGGCATGGTAACGGCCATGTCGGTGGGGACAGTCGTCTGCATCGCGGTCTGCATGTCGGGCGACATCGCGCAGGATCTCAAGACCGGATACTTGCTGGGGGCGACACCGCGCAGCCAGCAGATTGTCGAGTTTATCGGTCTGTTTTTCCCGGCATTGCTGATGGGCGGTGTGGTCTTCTGGCTCGCGGGGTCGTTTGGATTCGTCGCATCACCCGAGCATCCCGAACCGTTGCAGGCGCCCCAGGCCAATGTCATGGCGATCGTCGTGCGCGGCGTCATGGGCGGTGACCTCCCGTGGATGCCGATCATATTCGGTGCGGTCCTCGCGGCCTCCATCGAACTGGTCGGCATCGGTTCGCTGCCGTTTGCGATCGGCATGTACCTGCCGCTGGAATTGTCATCGCCGATTATGGCCGGAGGTCTGATCGCCATGATCGTCCAGAAAAAAGCCGGTCCGGCCTCGGCCGAGCGCCAGGAACGGGGCATTCTCTTCAGTTCCGGATTGGTCGCGGGCGATGCCCTGGTGGGAGTGGCGGTTGCCGGCCTGATGCTCAACGAAGGATACAAGGCCTTCTACGACAGCCACGGCGGTCTGCTCGATTCGCTGTCTGGAGCGGCCGGTCCGGCGGTTTCACTGATCGCGTTTGCGGCCATCGCGCTGTATCTCTGGACTCGCACGCGAATCAAATCCTCGTAATCGCTTTCCGCAGAATTTCGTACCATAACTGCGTGGCGGAACCGGGCGTTCGCGCGCGGTGTTGGTGTTGGCCAGCGACAGGGGATGGCCGAACATATTGAATCCCGCCGCCGGCGAATCGCCCAGGTGAAACTCGTGCAGGTGAATCCGACGTCAGACCCGACACAGAACGCAGCGGCCGTCCGGCCGCGGCCTTTCGGTGGTACTCGAGGCGGCTTCAGCAAGCTGATCGCCGTGCTGTCCATCCTCGCCGTCGTCGGATGCGCCGGCACGGCCCGCGAGACCGCCGAGACCGAGGAGAAGTCGAAACGCACCGAACCGGTCAATGAACTGGCGTTTCTGCACTTTTCCAATGGCAGCATTCTGATGACCGACGGCCAGACTCAGGCGGCCATCAGGGCCTACGAGAAGGCGCTGCTGTATGATCCCCAATCCTACGAAATCAGGATGTCGCTGGCCGATGGACACGTGCGCCAGCGGCAGTATGAACAAGCAGCCGCAGTTGCCGAGGGGATCATCGGAAAGGACGCCCGTGTCTACGGGTTGTTGGGACGCGCCTATGCGATGCTCGGTCGCAACGATCAGGCCCGCGCGGCCTATGAGAAGGTCATCGAATTCGACAAGGACGACACACAGGCGTACTGGTTTCTGTCCCGCCAAGCCGTGCGGCAGGGCGATCTGCGCAGCGCCATCGGGCACCTTGAAGCCATGTCGGAGTATGTGCGCGACTCGCGCGTTCAAAATGAAATCGCCGAACTCCACACACGTCTCGACGACCACGCCGGCGCCGCGGCTGCCTACAGCATGTCACTGCAGTTCGATTCCAGCATGGCGAACCGTCGCGCCTGGGTCGGCCTGGCCGAGGCGCTGAATGAACAGACGCTCCGCGACGAAGCCGAGGATGTCTACCGCCGCATGATGGCCATTGCCCCCGACGATCACTTCGCACGGCGTCAACTGATCCAACTGCTCCTCGACGAAGGCGACCACGAAGTCGCGCGCCGTGAACTGGAAGCGCTCCTAACCGACAATCCCGCCGATCCCGAACGGATGCGTCTGGGGGTGCTGCTCTATAACGCTGCGCAGTATGATCGGGCCGAGAGTCTGTTCACCGTCATTGCCGCAGAAGAGGATCCCTACATTCCATTCTTCTACCTGGGACGGATCGCGTTCACACGCGAGCGATTCGCGGCCGCGAAAGATTACTTCCGCCGTGCGGTGGAGACCGATGACACGCTCCCCGACGCGTGGATTGCATGGGGCAACACGCTGTTGGCCGAAGACTCGCTGGAGGCGGCTTTGGAGTTATCCCAGCGTGCCGAGCAGCGCGCGCCTGATCCCGCCGACTTCTGGTATTTCACCGGGGTTGCGCTCGCGCGACACGATCAGCACGACAGTGCCGTTGTCTGGCTGCGTCGCGCGTGGGACGCCGACACCGCCAACGCTCGTGTCCAATTCAGTCTGGCGGCCTCGTTGGAGCGCTCCGGACATTTCAACGAGGCGGCCGCGCAATTCAACAGTCTGCTCCAACGCGAGCCCGACAATGCCAGCGCGCTGAACTACCTGGGTTACATGTATGCCGACAGCGGCATCAACCTGCAGGAATCGCTCCAACTGATCGAGAAGGCCGTCGACATCGATCCCGACAACGGCGCCTATCTGGACAGCTACGCCTGGGTGCTGTATCGACTCGGTCGGCTCTCCGAAGCGGAAGGCATGATCAAGCGCGCGGCCGACGTGCTGTCCAGTGATGCCGTCATTCACGATCATTACGGCGACATTCTGGCGGCGATGGGGCGTCGTGACGAGGCCGCTGTACGCTGGCGGCGCGCGCTCGAACTCGATCCGGGAAACCGCCCGATCATCGAGAAGCTCGGCATCGATCCATAGCCGGGAATTCATTGCACAACCGAAGATCAGCGGATAGTTTGCGCGCGTGAGCCGCATGGACGTGCCGGTACGCCTTCGCGGATGCCCACTCAGGAATGTGGCCGTTCTCTGCGTCGCATGGTACGGACTCGTCCTTCACGCCGGGTGTGCCCGACATGGAATCCCCTCCGGCGGACCGGCCGATGAGACCGCGCCCGTCGTGCAGCGCTCCGTGCCGACGTCCGGTGCCGTCAATACCGACCGCACCACCCCCATCGTCATCGAATTCTCCGAGCCGGTCGCCCGCGAGACACTGGCCGGACAAGTGACGGTGTCTCCGGCGCGCCATGGATCGCCCCAGATCAAGTGGTCCGATGGCGACCGGACGATTCGTCTCACTTGGACCGATACGCTGCGCGAGAACACGACCTATCGCGTATCGCTCGGCGCCAAGCTGTCGGACCGGCGGCAGAATGCATTGAAAGAACCGTACACGTTTGCCTTCGGGACCGGCCATCGGATCGACGGTGGGCACATCATCGGCCGTGTGGAGCCGCTCGATCCGGCCCAGCGCGCGGCCGCGTCGTGGACGGTCAACGCCTACCAACTCGAAGCGCTGCCCGATACGTTTTGGCGTGCCACGCCCGCCTATACGACCCGCACCGGCCCGGAGGGCCGCTTTGACCTTCCATTTCTGCGGGCGGGCGAATACCGTTTGTTGGCGTTCGCCGACAGAGACAACAACGCCGTGCACGATCCCGGCGAGTCGTACGGGCTGCCGGAGCGCAACGCCATCGCGACCGATACGTCGCTGCCGGACTCGCTCTCCATCTTCGGATTTCCCTATGACACGTCCACCTTCTGCCTGCGCCGATGCATTGCTACGGTGCAGCACGGAGTCACATTGACGATGACGCATCCGATCGACACTATGCGGCTGTCCGAATCGAGCATCGCGGTGAGCGATTCCGCCGGCGAACACCCCATTGCGTTTGCGTTGATTCCACCGACCGCGCGTCGCGCCGCGCAATTGGAGCTCCTGACAGAGGGACTCACCGCCGGTCAGACGATCCGCGTCGCCTGCGCGGGACTCTACGACCATCGCGGACAGGGACTGTGCGCCGACGCCGAGTGCTTCACCGTCGTCAATGACATTCGTGACACCAGCGGTCCCACGATTGTTTCAGTTGCGTTGCCGACAGTACGGGTCGCACTCACGCCGTTTGAACCGATTCGCTGGGAGTTCAGCGAACCGGTCGATGCCCAACGACTGTCGGATGCCGTGCGGGTCACCGACACGCTCGATGCCGCAATCGACGGCGAACGGATCTGGCGCAATCCGCTGTTGTTCGACTATGTCCCCGCAAACGGCTGGCCCGATGATGGGCCTGTGCGTGCGCGCATCGACTCGGCTGCTCTGTTCGACCGCCACGGGAACGCGGCGCCGTCGCAGGCCCTCGAATGGGTTTTCGAGCCGTTGACAGCGGCACGAATGGGCCGGATTGAAGGGGATGTGACAATCGCTGATTCGAGTTTGAATGCCGCCGTTTGCCATATCACACTCCGACGAACCGGCACGTCGACCAGCACACACATCCAACGCGCCGGTCCCGGTCCGTTTTCCGTCGAGATACCGGGCGGCAATTGGCAGTTGTCGGGGTATCTCGATGCCAATGGCAATGGCGAATTCGAGACGGGTCGGCTGATGCCGTGGCAGTTCGCCGAACCGATGACGGTCCATCCCGACACGCTCGTCGTCCGCCCGCGGTTCACGTTGGAAGATGTCGAACTGAAGTTTGATTGATGGGATCAACTCGCGGCGTGCATCACGACGAACCTGAAACACGCGCGCCGACGACTCACTACTGAACCGGAGACCTCCAATGCGCAATTTT
It contains:
- a CDS encoding tetratricopeptide repeat protein — protein: MAEHIESRRRRIAQVKLVQVNPTSDPTQNAAAVRPRPFGGTRGGFSKLIAVLSILAVVGCAGTARETAETEEKSKRTEPVNELAFLHFSNGSILMTDGQTQAAIRAYEKALLYDPQSYEIRMSLADGHVRQRQYEQAAAVAEGIIGKDARVYGLLGRAYAMLGRNDQARAAYEKVIEFDKDDTQAYWFLSRQAVRQGDLRSAIGHLEAMSEYVRDSRVQNEIAELHTRLDDHAGAAAAYSMSLQFDSSMANRRAWVGLAEALNEQTLRDEAEDVYRRMMAIAPDDHFARRQLIQLLLDEGDHEVARRELEALLTDNPADPERMRLGVLLYNAAQYDRAESLFTVIAAEEDPYIPFFYLGRIAFTRERFAAAKDYFRRAVETDDTLPDAWIAWGNTLLAEDSLEAALELSQRAEQRAPDPADFWYFTGVALARHDQHDSAVVWLRRAWDADTANARVQFSLAASLERSGHFNEAAAQFNSLLQREPDNASALNYLGYMYADSGINLQESLQLIEKAVDIDPDNGAYLDSYAWVLYRLGRLSEAEGMIKRAADVLSSDAVIHDHYGDILAAMGRRDEAAVRWRRALELDPGNRPIIEKLGIDP
- a CDS encoding Ig-like domain-containing protein, with the translated sequence MDVPVRLRGCPLRNVAVLCVAWYGLVLHAGCARHGIPSGGPADETAPVVQRSVPTSGAVNTDRTTPIVIEFSEPVARETLAGQVTVSPARHGSPQIKWSDGDRTIRLTWTDTLRENTTYRVSLGAKLSDRRQNALKEPYTFAFGTGHRIDGGHIIGRVEPLDPAQRAAASWTVNAYQLEALPDTFWRATPAYTTRTGPEGRFDLPFLRAGEYRLLAFADRDNNAVHDPGESYGLPERNAIATDTSLPDSLSIFGFPYDTSTFCLRRCIATVQHGVTLTMTHPIDTMRLSESSIAVSDSAGEHPIAFALIPPTARRAAQLELLTEGLTAGQTIRVACAGLYDHRGQGLCADAECFTVVNDIRDTSGPTIVSVALPTVRVALTPFEPIRWEFSEPVDAQRLSDAVRVTDTLDAAIDGERIWRNPLLFDYVPANGWPDDGPVRARIDSAALFDRHGNAAPSQALEWVFEPLTAARMGRIEGDVTIADSSLNAAVCHITLRRTGTSTSTHIQRAGPGPFSVEIPGGNWQLSGYLDANGNGEFETGRLMPWQFAEPMTVHPDTLVVRPRFTLEDVELKFD